In Rosa chinensis cultivar Old Blush chromosome 1, RchiOBHm-V2, whole genome shotgun sequence, a genomic segment contains:
- the LOC112193316 gene encoding uncharacterized protein LOC112193316 isoform X3, whose protein sequence is MKFQPVMKMRRFVMCFHSYVISQKKIWIHSYVHLSHKITVLQSPIYTKLGNDPHLLQPQDYQPSILQSPIYTKLGNVSDANLYFGECNNWQSAFKKKVSTNEVDIPVRHILSNFENQATDSRILKVRMVHHPQSKENLEPAVYSFQPQDSTVQSMMYTIYGDALHNIECNDLQSSLANYDFSVTKLLNTSTADQDYYSSDQTTQTPSIDSNLPTSLRRVYHGDSGVSRN, encoded by the exons ATGAAGTTTCAAcctgtgatgaagatgagacgGTTTGTGATGTGTTTCCACAG CTATGTGATCAGCCAGAAGAAAATCTGGATTCACTCTTACGTCCACCTCAGCCACAAGATCACCGTACTGCAGTCACCAATATACACAAAGCTGGGAAATGATCCACATCTGCTTCAGCCACAGGATTACCAGCCCTCAATATTGCAGTCACCAATATACACAAAGTTGGGAAATGTTTCAGATGCCAATCTCTATTTTGGTGAATGCAATAATTGGCAATCTGCATTTAAGAAAAAAGTTTCAACCAATGAAGTTGACATACCAGTTAGACATATCTTGTCTAATTTTGAAAATCAAGCTACAGACTCTAGGATTCTAAAGGTGAGAATG GTGCATCATCCTCAATCCAAAGAAAATCTGGAACCAGCGGTTTATTCATTCCAGCCACAAGATTCTACTGTGCAGTCAATGATGTACACAATATATGGAGATGCTTTACATAATATTGAATGCAATGATTTGCAATCTTCGCTTGCAAACTATGACTTTTCTGTCACAAAGTTGTTGAATACAAGCACTGCTGACCAGGATTATTACTCTTCTGATCAAACAACACAGACTCCTTCCATAGACTCCAACCTGCCAACGTCACTGAGAAGGGTCTACCATGGCGATAGTGGAGTAAGCAG GAATTGA
- the LOC112193316 gene encoding uncharacterized protein LOC112193316 isoform X2, whose product MKFQPVMKMRRFVMCFHSYVISQKKIWIHSYVHLSHKITVLQSPIYTKLGNDPHLLQPQDYQPSILQSPIYTKLGNVSDANLYFGECNNWQSAFKKKVSTNEVDIPVRHILSNFENQATDSRILKVHHPQSKENLEPAVYSFQPQDSTVQSMMYTIYGDALHNIECNDLQSSLANYDFSVTKLLNTSTADQDYYSSDQTTQTPSIDSNLPTSLRRVYHGDSGVSRYDTNTEVAHGSVQYLSALAIGNTLQCS is encoded by the exons ATGAAGTTTCAAcctgtgatgaagatgagacgGTTTGTGATGTGTTTCCACAG CTATGTGATCAGCCAGAAGAAAATCTGGATTCACTCTTACGTCCACCTCAGCCACAAGATCACCGTACTGCAGTCACCAATATACACAAAGCTGGGAAATGATCCACATCTGCTTCAGCCACAGGATTACCAGCCCTCAATATTGCAGTCACCAATATACACAAAGTTGGGAAATGTTTCAGATGCCAATCTCTATTTTGGTGAATGCAATAATTGGCAATCTGCATTTAAGAAAAAAGTTTCAACCAATGAAGTTGACATACCAGTTAGACATATCTTGTCTAATTTTGAAAATCAAGCTACAGACTCTAGGATTCTAAAG GTGCATCATCCTCAATCCAAAGAAAATCTGGAACCAGCGGTTTATTCATTCCAGCCACAAGATTCTACTGTGCAGTCAATGATGTACACAATATATGGAGATGCTTTACATAATATTGAATGCAATGATTTGCAATCTTCGCTTGCAAACTATGACTTTTCTGTCACAAAGTTGTTGAATACAAGCACTGCTGACCAGGATTATTACTCTTCTGATCAAACAACACAGACTCCTTCCATAGACTCCAACCTGCCAACGTCACTGAGAAGGGTCTACCATGGCGATAGTGGAGTAAGCAGGTATGATACAAACACTGAAGTAGCCCATGGAAGTGTACAATATTTGTCTGCATTGGCTATTGGAAATACCCTCCAATGTAGCTAA
- the LOC112193316 gene encoding uncharacterized protein LOC112193316 isoform X1 — MKFQPVMKMRRFVMCFHSYVISQKKIWIHSYVHLSHKITVLQSPIYTKLGNDPHLLQPQDYQPSILQSPIYTKLGNVSDANLYFGECNNWQSAFKKKVSTNEVDIPVRHILSNFENQATDSRILKVRMVHHPQSKENLEPAVYSFQPQDSTVQSMMYTIYGDALHNIECNDLQSSLANYDFSVTKLLNTSTADQDYYSSDQTTQTPSIDSNLPTSLRRVYHGDSGVSRYDTNTEVAHGSVQYLSALAIGNTLQCS; from the exons ATGAAGTTTCAAcctgtgatgaagatgagacgGTTTGTGATGTGTTTCCACAG CTATGTGATCAGCCAGAAGAAAATCTGGATTCACTCTTACGTCCACCTCAGCCACAAGATCACCGTACTGCAGTCACCAATATACACAAAGCTGGGAAATGATCCACATCTGCTTCAGCCACAGGATTACCAGCCCTCAATATTGCAGTCACCAATATACACAAAGTTGGGAAATGTTTCAGATGCCAATCTCTATTTTGGTGAATGCAATAATTGGCAATCTGCATTTAAGAAAAAAGTTTCAACCAATGAAGTTGACATACCAGTTAGACATATCTTGTCTAATTTTGAAAATCAAGCTACAGACTCTAGGATTCTAAAGGTGAGAATG GTGCATCATCCTCAATCCAAAGAAAATCTGGAACCAGCGGTTTATTCATTCCAGCCACAAGATTCTACTGTGCAGTCAATGATGTACACAATATATGGAGATGCTTTACATAATATTGAATGCAATGATTTGCAATCTTCGCTTGCAAACTATGACTTTTCTGTCACAAAGTTGTTGAATACAAGCACTGCTGACCAGGATTATTACTCTTCTGATCAAACAACACAGACTCCTTCCATAGACTCCAACCTGCCAACGTCACTGAGAAGGGTCTACCATGGCGATAGTGGAGTAAGCAGGTATGATACAAACACTGAAGTAGCCCATGGAAGTGTACAATATTTGTCTGCATTGGCTATTGGAAATACCCTCCAATGTAGCTAA